A genomic stretch from Empedobacter stercoris includes:
- a CDS encoding fimbrial biogenesis chaperone codes for MKVLRFLTIVSFLALIISTKISAQSGISVSPPRTYFALNPGESERKKILVTNVSDAHTLELSVSFNDWKYDEFGGNVVSEPNTLPTSNANWITVLPSNTFTLLPRESKEIEVLMQVPEKINAESVHTAMMYITQTNPIDGQNKSGENIKISIRTGVKIYQRLNIARDTNVEFTNFVYDKTENRLVLNISNEGNVWSEGTIRNEIINQENGQQIKLQDAVFYSLPTDKRIVYIPLPKDLPKGSYIVTSTLSFEKDDQLKIAELTFSNDK; via the coding sequence ATGAAAGTTCTTCGTTTTTTAACAATCGTTTCTTTTTTAGCATTAATCATTTCAACTAAGATTAGTGCACAATCAGGTATTTCTGTAAGTCCACCAAGGACTTATTTTGCGTTAAATCCTGGTGAGTCTGAGCGTAAAAAGATTTTGGTAACCAATGTAAGTGATGCACATACATTAGAGTTGTCTGTTTCTTTTAATGATTGGAAGTATGATGAGTTTGGAGGTAATGTAGTCTCTGAACCTAATACTTTACCAACAAGTAATGCAAACTGGATCACAGTTTTACCAAGTAATACATTTACACTTTTGCCAAGAGAATCGAAAGAAATAGAAGTTCTGATGCAAGTTCCTGAAAAGATAAATGCAGAGAGTGTGCATACAGCAATGATGTACATCACGCAAACAAATCCGATCGATGGACAAAACAAAAGTGGAGAAAATATTAAAATCTCGATTCGTACAGGTGTCAAAATTTATCAACGGTTAAATATTGCACGTGATACAAATGTAGAGTTTACAAATTTTGTTTACGATAAAACTGAAAACCGTTTGGTGCTTAATATTTCCAATGAAGGAAATGTTTGGAGCGAAGGAACGATTAGAAATGAAATCATTAATCAAGAAAATGGTCAACAAATAAAATTGCAAGATGCAGTTTTTTATAGTTTACCAACTGATAAAAGAATTGTATATATACCATTGCCAAAGGATTTGCCAAAAGGCTCGTATATTGTTACCTCAACTTTAAGTTTTGAGAAAGATGATCAATTGAAAATTGCTGAATTGACGTTCTCAAATGATAAATAA
- a CDS encoding CBS domain-containing protein, whose amino-acid sequence MKQRVPVNQIMAKVLIAVPANKKLSVVNELFKEYNIRHIPVTEGTKLVGVVSKNDVSRLGYGVGDVDTNALNALYDTYELKDVMVKEPVTVSSETNIKDVAEILSQQSFHSLPVVDNNEVVGIVTSTDLVKYLLEQY is encoded by the coding sequence ATGAAACAAAGAGTACCAGTAAATCAGATTATGGCAAAAGTTTTAATTGCAGTTCCAGCAAATAAGAAATTAAGCGTAGTGAATGAATTGTTCAAGGAGTATAATATTCGACATATTCCTGTAACTGAAGGAACTAAGTTGGTAGGAGTTGTAAGTAAAAATGATGTTTCGAGATTAGGATATGGAGTGGGTGATGTTGATACGAATGCATTGAATGCTTTGTATGATACATACGAACTGAAAGATGTGATGGTAAAAGAGCCTGTAACTGTTTCTTCTGAAACAAACATTAAGGATGTTGCAGAGATTTTATCACAACAAAGTTTTCACTCTTTGCCAGTTGTAGATAATAACGAGGTTGTTGGGATTGTGACTTCTACAGATTTGGTTAAATATCTTTTAGAGCAATATTAA
- a CDS encoding DUF4184 family protein has translation MPLTFCHPAIILPLKKLKSNWFSMTGLIIGSMSPDLEYFSRMEIIATHSHLFWGVLYFDLPIALIYCFVFYLFVRNILIHHLPIFLKERFAQFLNFDWIYYFKKHWIIVILSIIIGAYSHLFWDAFTHEWDILRN, from the coding sequence ATGCCACTAACTTTTTGCCATCCAGCAATTATTCTTCCGCTAAAAAAACTAAAATCGAATTGGTTTTCGATGACGGGATTAATCATTGGTTCGATGTCGCCAGATTTAGAATATTTCTCTCGAATGGAGATTATAGCGACGCACAGTCATTTGTTCTGGGGTGTTTTGTATTTTGACTTACCAATTGCTCTTATTTATTGTTTCGTTTTTTACCTATTTGTCCGAAATATTTTAATTCATCATTTACCTATTTTTTTAAAAGAACGATTTGCTCAATTTCTAAATTTTGATTGGATTTACTATTTTAAAAAACATTGGATAATTGTGATTCTTTCAATTATAATAGGAGCTTATTCGCATCTTTTTTGGGATGCTTTCACCCACGAATGGGATATTTTACGAAATTAA
- a CDS encoding IS30 family transposase, which translates to MYKQLDQEQRYQIGILLTAGKSKKDIADLIGVHKSTITRELQRNIGKRGLHAGSYIPDLAQEKTSLRHKQKNKAVKFTKSLKNQAANWLKNEQLSPELIAVEWKCMGVQGVSLECIYQWIWDCKKSNRRADAPYKNLYKFLRHGRRRFKRGNYKQTRGIIKDRVSIEKRPKVVEQRERLGDIEVDLMMGKDHKSALLVMTDRATLVTTLDKLQGKYAQNIQELINKRISRIGSSWIKTMTFDNGKEFAGHKQIAEKHHIKTYFTRPYTSQDKGTVENRIGLIRRFLPKKTDLNLVSNLRIKQIEKLINNRRVRKFGYISPIEKLKSTWPVALIT; encoded by the coding sequence ATATATAAACAACTCGACCAGGAACAAAGATACCAAATTGGAATACTTTTGACCGCAGGAAAAAGCAAAAAAGATATTGCTGATTTAATAGGCGTACATAAATCTACCATCACGCGTGAATTACAAAGAAATATTGGCAAGCGTGGTCTACACGCAGGTAGCTATATTCCTGATTTGGCGCAAGAAAAAACAAGTTTAAGGCACAAACAAAAAAACAAGGCAGTAAAATTCACAAAGTCGCTTAAAAATCAGGCAGCTAATTGGTTAAAGAATGAACAACTAAGTCCAGAATTGATTGCTGTAGAATGGAAGTGCATGGGCGTTCAGGGTGTTTCTCTAGAATGCATCTATCAATGGATATGGGACTGTAAAAAGAGTAATCGCAGAGCTGACGCGCCCTATAAAAATCTGTATAAATTTTTAAGACATGGCAGACGCAGATTCAAAAGAGGCAACTATAAACAAACCCGAGGTATAATCAAAGACAGAGTATCCATTGAGAAACGTCCAAAAGTAGTTGAACAACGAGAAAGATTGGGAGACATCGAAGTCGATTTAATGATGGGGAAAGACCACAAATCAGCTCTATTAGTGATGACAGACCGAGCAACTTTGGTAACCACCTTAGACAAATTGCAAGGAAAATACGCTCAAAACATTCAAGAATTAATCAATAAAAGAATATCCAGAATAGGTAGCAGCTGGATCAAAACCATGACTTTTGACAACGGAAAAGAGTTTGCCGGACACAAACAAATAGCCGAAAAACACCATATCAAAACCTATTTCACCCGACCCTACACCTCGCAAGATAAAGGAACTGTTGAGAACAGAATAGGCTTGATAAGAAGATTTTTACCAAAGAAAACAGACCTGAATTTAGTAAGTAACCTAAGAATCAAACAAATAGAAAAATTAATTAACAATAGAAGAGTAAGAAAGTTTGGCTATATTAGCCCTATCGAAAAACTAAAATCTACTTGGCCAGTTGCACTTATAACTTGA
- a CDS encoding Lrp/AsnC ligand binding domain-containing protein: protein MRIHENGQVEIDGIDKLILNAFMDDANIPVSQLAKELGISNTAVHQRIKKLENSGVINSTKVIVNPSILGYSTMSFVGVFMDKPSSYKLVVKALEEIPEVVEAHFTTGNYGIFLKILSRDNLHLMNVLNKKIQQIDGVTRTETIISLEQPIDRQIKL, encoded by the coding sequence GTGAGAATCCACGAAAATGGTCAAGTAGAGATTGATGGAATTGATAAATTGATTCTGAATGCTTTTATGGATGACGCTAATATTCCTGTGTCACAATTGGCAAAAGAATTAGGAATATCAAATACAGCGGTTCATCAACGTATAAAGAAGTTAGAAAATTCGGGTGTGATTAATTCGACAAAAGTTATCGTTAATCCATCTATTTTAGGATATTCTACAATGTCTTTTGTTGGGGTTTTTATGGATAAACCTTCATCTTATAAATTAGTCGTTAAAGCTTTGGAAGAAATTCCAGAAGTGGTCGAAGCTCATTTTACAACGGGAAATTATGGAATTTTCTTGAAAATTCTGAGTCGTGATAACCTTCATTTAATGAATGTTTTGAACAAGAAAATTCAGCAAATTGATGGTGTAACGCGAACAGAAACAATAATTTCGTTGGAGCAACCGATAGATAGACAAATAAAACTTTAA
- a CDS encoding helix-turn-helix domain-containing protein produces the protein MLLNSRNVYNNLIFDVGITAFELNDILQIEELRKELSVDEYFGIIWSGSKKFVHKINGKEYSIPKNHFLFIAPNISQDFVKQTTRTDAYYIVFKQEFYSKSIEENLKLENSTLFSRDIINIVENRICSAPIFEANYLQYFFTAFENELDMKLAHNLLERIIINGQMETFDMQSQFIQDDFDVELATKFKKLLQENVKENKQVSFYSDKLFITKRRLDKATQIVFGKTAKEMIVEELMKNAKILLVNSKMSIKDIALELNFLQETNFTAFFKKNTGISPTKFRQSTPN, from the coding sequence ATGTTGTTGAATAGTCGTAATGTTTATAATAATTTGATTTTTGATGTAGGTATAACTGCATTTGAATTGAATGATATCCTACAAATAGAGGAATTGAGAAAAGAGTTATCCGTTGATGAGTATTTTGGAATAATCTGGTCTGGTTCTAAAAAATTTGTTCATAAAATAAATGGAAAAGAATATTCGATTCCCAAAAATCATTTTCTTTTTATAGCTCCCAATATCTCCCAAGATTTTGTGAAACAAACTACTCGTACTGATGCTTATTATATTGTTTTTAAACAAGAGTTTTATTCGAAATCAATCGAAGAGAACTTGAAGTTAGAAAATTCTACACTTTTTTCGCGAGATATTATAAATATTGTTGAGAATAGAATTTGTTCTGCTCCAATTTTTGAGGCTAATTATTTGCAATATTTCTTTACTGCATTCGAAAATGAATTAGATATGAAGCTTGCTCATAATCTTTTGGAACGTATTATTATCAATGGTCAAATGGAAACATTTGATATGCAAAGCCAATTTATACAAGATGATTTTGATGTAGAACTTGCGACAAAATTCAAAAAACTTTTGCAAGAAAATGTCAAGGAAAATAAACAAGTATCTTTTTACAGTGATAAACTTTTTATTACAAAAAGAAGGTTAGATAAAGCAACTCAAATCGTTTTTGGAAAAACAGCAAAAGAAATGATTGTTGAAGAATTGATGAAAAATGCAAAGATTTTATTAGTCAACTCAAAAATGTCAATAAAAGACATTGCGCTGGAACTCAATTTCCTTCAAGAAACCAATTTTACTGCGTTTTTCAAGAAAAACACGGGGATTTCTCCGACTAAATTCAGACAAAGCACTCCGAATTAA
- a CDS encoding COG1470 family protein yields the protein MKFSTIKEVKLEDSNNFSVILQLENTTNDTINARLGLKIPSAIRSYSQDNLQIKINPNKKAFIPMQFTVSKSQMAGKLDLEFNIIDFLSKKEIGKSVTSVVVLQKRNIKIFPVQSNIFYRQEGDSIHYELKVMNMGNQAEEILLTNVLPDFRGSYTYNNKRLIVEAFQEKIVRFSKYVDRDMIKIESFQANVSGYTTTKDFAGNVFFTIQNASSNRVYIDPTMLNQNWTNFSSNYVRLTARDINSANANYNLMAHQEFSVGLNEFAYNINGTTWNKNQDMVLTDSWVKYQRKDKGILIGSINNNDFDIPVNGRGVMLFNNYDKNDNRIVVGTVEKNYNLLDDLTNDVFKNSNTTFANGRFLIKDKNELETTALFDRTYSTTNFILTNGYKWITPNKWNFSMKFGYGLSKFKETNNVENSMSISANVSGTIGKFDFYSSNYYSSGYYPGTRRGALYLNQRFQRTFSKFSLWSSLTVTNNNPKSIDPYLMNYTQANESKALRFETGISFKLASHFNVSISPKLNIEKSNILNYETFKYMPMDFKSAYLNGTFTWLSNSRVHQLVLNALGGFSELNELSKVDPIVYGQLTWNVKNFQLNSIYQRGSMMIAEVYSTNNLNHQLERFTTSASFRQSFFQKKLNTAVSTYYNIDKNFGNTLTFGASVDYQPIDNFIVSTQANFSHYDSKTFNNKQTYLQVGVQYNLPAKRTVTDVKDGTLNLFVFYDYNANGIFDEGDKVADSRNVKINETNFITDLEGNIKYKKVPYGNYLIKLPGQKWFAQDYAVNINSKTTSISIPMQQTGVVRGKVEYELSSNLEYQVSANLFGFTLVFNHENGQIFTVKTNDRGEYTAFLPVGNYTFHLVENSLPEHVYAKTYLNKITVEKEQNTEYEPLILKIKERKVNIKRFGS from the coding sequence TTGAAATTTAGTACAATAAAAGAAGTTAAATTAGAAGATAGCAACAACTTTTCTGTTATTCTTCAATTAGAAAATACAACCAATGATACGATAAATGCTCGTCTGGGACTTAAAATTCCTTCGGCTATAAGATCGTATTCGCAAGATAATCTTCAAATTAAAATCAATCCAAACAAGAAGGCTTTTATTCCAATGCAATTTACGGTGAGTAAATCGCAAATGGCTGGGAAATTAGATTTAGAATTCAATATTATTGATTTTTTAAGTAAAAAAGAAATAGGAAAATCTGTTACTTCAGTTGTTGTTTTGCAAAAGAGAAACATCAAAATTTTTCCTGTCCAGAGTAATATTTTTTACCGTCAAGAAGGAGATTCTATTCATTATGAATTAAAAGTAATGAATATGGGAAATCAAGCCGAAGAAATTTTGTTAACCAATGTACTTCCTGATTTCAGAGGAAGTTATACTTATAATAACAAACGACTTATAGTTGAAGCTTTTCAAGAAAAAATTGTTCGATTTTCTAAATATGTAGACCGAGATATGATTAAAATTGAAAGTTTTCAGGCAAATGTTTCGGGTTATACAACGACCAAAGATTTTGCAGGAAATGTGTTTTTTACCATTCAGAATGCAAGTTCCAATCGTGTGTATATAGATCCAACAATGCTAAATCAGAATTGGACCAATTTTTCTTCAAATTATGTTCGATTAACTGCTCGCGATATTAATTCTGCTAATGCGAATTATAATTTAATGGCTCATCAAGAATTTTCGGTTGGGTTGAATGAATTTGCATATAATATTAATGGAACAACTTGGAATAAGAATCAAGACATGGTTTTGACAGATTCTTGGGTGAAATATCAACGCAAAGACAAAGGAATTTTAATAGGATCAATCAATAACAACGATTTTGATATTCCAGTTAACGGACGTGGAGTGATGTTGTTTAATAATTATGATAAGAATGATAACCGAATTGTAGTCGGAACGGTCGAAAAAAATTACAATTTATTAGATGATTTGACGAACGATGTTTTCAAGAATAGCAACACAACTTTTGCGAATGGACGATTTTTAATAAAAGATAAAAACGAATTAGAAACAACAGCTTTGTTTGATAGAACTTATTCTACAACGAACTTTATTTTGACAAATGGTTACAAATGGATTACACCAAACAAGTGGAATTTCTCGATGAAATTTGGGTATGGTTTATCAAAATTTAAAGAGACGAACAATGTCGAAAACTCGATGTCGATTTCTGCAAATGTTTCTGGAACAATTGGTAAATTTGATTTTTATAGTTCCAATTATTACAGCTCAGGATATTATCCGGGGACACGACGTGGAGCATTGTATCTTAATCAGCGTTTTCAACGAACGTTTTCTAAATTTTCGTTGTGGTCTTCGTTAACGGTTACCAATAACAATCCGAAATCTATCGATCCATATTTGATGAATTATACACAAGCGAATGAGTCGAAAGCGTTACGTTTTGAGACGGGTATATCATTCAAATTGGCAAGTCATTTTAATGTTTCGATTTCTCCTAAATTGAATATAGAAAAATCAAATATTCTGAATTATGAGACGTTTAAGTATATGCCGATGGACTTTAAATCAGCTTATTTGAACGGAACATTTACGTGGTTGTCTAATTCTCGTGTGCATCAGTTGGTGTTGAATGCTTTGGGAGGATTTTCTGAGCTAAACGAATTGAGTAAGGTTGATCCAATTGTTTATGGACAATTAACGTGGAATGTGAAAAACTTTCAGTTAAACTCAATTTATCAACGAGGAAGTATGATGATTGCAGAGGTTTATTCGACGAATAATCTAAATCATCAATTAGAACGTTTTACAACTTCGGCGAGTTTTCGTCAAAGCTTTTTTCAGAAAAAATTGAATACGGCAGTTTCTACTTATTATAATATTGACAAAAATTTTGGAAATACCCTAACTTTTGGAGCTTCTGTGGATTATCAACCAATTGATAATTTTATTGTAAGTACACAAGCGAATTTTAGTCATTATGATTCGAAAACTTTTAACAACAAACAAACTTATTTGCAGGTTGGTGTTCAATATAATTTGCCTGCGAAACGCACTGTAACAGATGTAAAAGACGGAACATTAAATTTGTTTGTGTTTTATGATTACAATGCAAATGGTATTTTTGATGAAGGTGATAAAGTGGCTGATAGTCGTAATGTAAAGATAAATGAAACTAACTTTATTACAGATTTGGAAGGTAATATCAAGTATAAAAAAGTTCCATATGGTAATTATTTAATCAAACTTCCTGGACAAAAATGGTTTGCACAAGATTATGCGGTTAATATTAATTCTAAAACGACTTCTATTTCTATTCCAATGCAACAAACTGGTGTTGTGAGAGGGAAAGTTGAGTATGAATTATCTTCAAATTTGGAGTATCAGGTTTCGGCAAATTTATTCGGGTTTACGTTGGTTTTTAATCACGAAAATGGACAGATTTTTACAGTTAAAACAAATGATAGAGGTGAATATACAGCTTTTTTACCTGTCGGAAATTATACATTTCATCTTGTTGAAAATAGTTTACCAGAACATGTTTATGCAAAAACATATTTGAATAAAATAACGGTAGAAAAGGAACAAAATACAGAATATGAACCGCTTATTCTGAAAATTAAGGAACGAAAAGTTAACATCAAACGTTTTGGTAGTTAA
- a CDS encoding NADP-dependent isocitrate dehydrogenase, whose product MSKIHYTLTDEAPMLATHSFLPIVQGFTKTADITIEVPDISLAGRILANFPEFLKEEQRIPDALAELGALATTPEANIIKLPNISASVPQLDEAIAELQAKGFAVPNYPAEPKNEDEKAIKARYGKVLGSAVNPVLREGNSDRRAPKAVKNYAKANPHKMGAWATDSKTKVAYMKSGDFYGTENSTTLENATEYTIKFYGEDGSVQELKSAAPLKAGEVIDSSVMNLNSLRSFVQEAIQEAKDKNVLLSAHLKATMMKVSDPVIFGAIVETFFKDVFVKYADTFKALDINPNNGLADLFEKIKGHAQEAEIKAAIEADLANGPRVAMVNSDKGITNFHVPSDIIVDASMAALVRNGGKMWNKDGAEEDTVAIIPDRSYAGFYEAVVDDMKENGALDPTKIGTVPNVGLMAQKAEEYGSHDKTFQAPANGTIKIEDANGNTLLEQKVEATDIFRMCQTKDAPIQDWVKLAVNRSRLSDTPAIFWLDKERAHDQQIIKKVEKYLADHDTTGLDIRIMDVKDAMKETLKRAREGKDTISVSGNVLRDYLTDLFPILELGTSAKMLSIVPLMNGGGLFETGAGGSAPKHIEQFVEEGYLRWDSLGEFLALQASLEHVSQTQGNAKAQTLADALDEANAKFLATDKSPGRKLGTIDNRGSHFYLAMYWAEALANQTANADLAAKFAPVAKAMQENEAKINEELIAAQGQPQEIGGYYKADFVKTTAAMRPSATLNAIVDAI is encoded by the coding sequence ATGTCAAAAATTCATTACACACTTACGGATGAAGCTCCGATGTTGGCAACTCACTCATTTTTGCCAATCGTACAAGGATTCACTAAAACAGCTGATATTACAATCGAAGTTCCAGATATTTCTTTAGCTGGTCGTATTTTAGCTAATTTCCCTGAATTCTTAAAAGAAGAACAAAGAATTCCTGATGCTTTAGCAGAATTAGGAGCTTTGGCGACTACTCCGGAAGCAAACATCATTAAGTTACCTAACATTTCGGCTTCTGTTCCTCAGTTAGACGAAGCAATTGCTGAATTGCAAGCGAAAGGTTTTGCTGTACCAAATTATCCAGCTGAACCAAAAAATGAAGATGAAAAAGCAATCAAAGCTAGATACGGAAAAGTTTTAGGTTCTGCTGTAAACCCAGTTTTACGTGAAGGAAACTCTGACCGTCGTGCACCAAAAGCTGTTAAAAACTATGCAAAAGCTAATCCTCACAAAATGGGAGCTTGGGCTACAGACAGCAAAACAAAAGTTGCTTATATGAAATCTGGTGATTTCTATGGTACTGAAAATTCAACTACGTTAGAAAACGCAACTGAATATACAATCAAATTTTACGGAGAAGATGGTTCTGTTCAAGAATTAAAATCAGCAGCACCTTTAAAAGCTGGAGAAGTAATTGATTCTTCTGTAATGAACTTAAACTCTTTAAGATCATTTGTTCAAGAAGCGATTCAAGAAGCAAAAGATAAAAACGTATTGTTGTCTGCTCACTTAAAAGCAACAATGATGAAAGTTTCTGATCCAGTTATTTTTGGAGCTATCGTTGAAACTTTCTTCAAAGATGTTTTCGTAAAATATGCTGATACTTTCAAAGCATTAGATATTAATCCAAACAACGGTTTAGCCGATTTATTCGAAAAAATCAAAGGTCATGCGCAAGAAGCAGAAATTAAAGCTGCTATCGAAGCTGATTTAGCAAATGGACCACGTGTTGCAATGGTGAATTCTGATAAAGGAATTACAAACTTCCACGTTCCTTCTGATATTATTGTTGATGCTTCTATGGCTGCATTAGTAAGAAACGGAGGTAAAATGTGGAACAAGGATGGTGCTGAAGAAGATACTGTAGCAATTATCCCAGACCGTTCTTACGCTGGTTTCTACGAAGCTGTTGTAGACGATATGAAAGAAAATGGAGCATTAGATCCAACTAAAATTGGTACAGTTCCTAACGTTGGTTTAATGGCTCAAAAAGCTGAAGAGTACGGATCACATGATAAAACTTTCCAAGCTCCTGCAAATGGAACAATCAAAATTGAAGATGCTAACGGCAACACTTTATTAGAGCAAAAAGTTGAAGCAACTGATATTTTCAGAATGTGTCAAACAAAAGATGCACCTATCCAAGATTGGGTAAAATTAGCAGTTAACAGATCTCGTTTATCTGATACACCTGCAATTTTCTGGTTAGATAAAGAAAGAGCTCACGATCAACAAATCATCAAAAAAGTTGAAAAATACTTAGCTGATCATGATACAACAGGTTTAGATATCCGTATCATGGACGTTAAAGATGCCATGAAAGAAACATTGAAACGTGCAAGAGAAGGAAAAGATACAATTTCTGTTTCAGGAAACGTATTACGTGACTATTTAACAGATTTATTCCCAATTTTAGAATTAGGAACTTCTGCTAAAATGTTATCTATCGTTCCATTGATGAACGGAGGTGGATTATTCGAAACTGGTGCGGGTGGATCTGCTCCAAAACACATCGAACAATTCGTAGAAGAAGGTTACTTACGTTGGGATTCTTTAGGAGAATTCTTAGCTTTACAAGCTTCTTTAGAGCATGTTTCTCAAACGCAAGGAAATGCAAAAGCACAAACTTTAGCTGATGCTTTAGATGAAGCAAATGCAAAATTCTTAGCAACTGATAAATCTCCAGGACGTAAATTAGGAACTATCGATAACCGTGGATCTCACTTTTATTTAGCTATGTATTGGGCAGAAGCTTTAGCAAACCAAACAGCAAATGCTGATTTAGCAGCTAAATTCGCTCCAGTAGCAAAAGCAATGCAAGAGAATGAAGCAAAAATTAACGAAGAATTAATTGCAGCACAAGGTCAACCACAAGAAATTGGAGGTTACTACAAAGCTGACTTCGTTAAAACAACTGCAGCAATGCGCCCATCAGCGACATTAAATGCAATTGTAGACGCAATCTAA
- a CDS encoding endonuclease/exonuclease/phosphatase family protein — MKQNLVTIAFYNVENFYSKSSDESFLPSNFIKWKDNRYDTKVKKIAFCISKIGKLETNELPCLVGLAEVENEEVLQDLIQNDFLKDGDYKTLLYKSLDERKINVGLIYRQQFFEVIESEPIRFIFKDQYDTKSYTRDILYVKGNLIGEIIHIFIVHLPSKIDKEVNQLKRQHILKTIRKRINDLLTENYSAKIVVMGDFNDSPTNSDLIDELDTRSKQEEISRKELFNPMVSLQSYKRGSMIFKKQWMLFDQQLFSQGFLTSQSNLEYIKTAIFDANFLKNSGGKSSGLPFRTFVGGKYFGGYSDHFPVYTILKY, encoded by the coding sequence TTGAAACAAAATCTAGTGACAATCGCATTTTATAATGTCGAAAATTTTTATTCTAAATCTTCAGACGAATCTTTTTTGCCCAGTAATTTTATCAAATGGAAAGATAATCGTTATGATACAAAGGTGAAAAAGATTGCATTCTGCATCTCTAAAATTGGAAAATTAGAAACAAATGAATTACCATGTTTGGTTGGTTTGGCTGAGGTTGAAAATGAAGAGGTTTTGCAAGATTTGATTCAAAATGATTTTTTGAAAGATGGTGATTATAAAACACTTTTATATAAATCATTAGACGAAAGAAAAATAAATGTTGGATTAATTTATCGTCAACAATTTTTTGAAGTTATAGAAAGCGAACCAATTAGATTTATCTTTAAAGATCAGTATGATACAAAATCTTATACACGAGATATTTTATATGTGAAAGGAAATTTAATTGGCGAAATTATTCATATTTTTATTGTTCATTTGCCTTCTAAAATTGATAAAGAAGTCAATCAATTAAAACGTCAACATATTTTAAAAACGATTCGAAAAAGAATTAACGATTTGTTAACCGAAAATTATTCGGCAAAAATTGTTGTGATGGGAGATTTTAATGATTCTCCAACAAATTCTGACTTAATTGATGAATTGGATACTCGTTCTAAACAAGAAGAAATAAGCAGAAAAGAATTATTCAATCCAATGGTCAGTCTACAATCGTATAAAAGAGGTTCTATGATCTTTAAAAAGCAATGGATGTTATTTGATCAGCAACTTTTCTCGCAAGGATTTTTAACTTCACAATCAAATTTAGAATACATCAAAACAGCTATTTTTGATGCGAATTTTCTGAAGAATAGTGGCGGGAAATCAAGCGGTTTGCCATTTAGAACTTTTGTTGGTGGAAAATATTTCGGTGGATATAGCGATCATTTTCCCGTTTATACCATTTTAAAATATTAA
- the deoC gene encoding deoxyribose-phosphate aldolase, with product MNINQYLDSTYLKTPEQAGISNSDTLDMVHQLAQEAIDNQIYAVMIRPDYVRSVRELLDEKKSKVVLGTVIGFPEGTYDLNEKLREAQKAIADGADELDFVVNYEAFKKGEIDKVREEVESATSVALREGKVVKWIIETAALSDEQIVEITQLIRDIVLNKIGDEYASKVFVKSSTGFYKTDNGEPNGANEHVIKLMLENAGSLPVKASGGVRTTEEAKKMIDLGVKRIGTSSALAIVKGDQGAEGY from the coding sequence ATGAATATTAATCAATATTTAGACTCGACGTATCTTAAAACGCCTGAACAAGCAGGTATTTCGAATTCTGATACATTAGATATGGTGCACCAATTGGCGCAAGAAGCCATAGATAATCAGATTTATGCGGTGATGATTCGTCCTGATTATGTACGATCAGTTCGTGAATTATTGGATGAGAAAAAATCGAAAGTTGTTTTGGGAACTGTAATTGGTTTTCCAGAGGGAACTTACGATTTGAATGAAAAGTTGAGAGAAGCGCAAAAAGCGATTGCAGATGGAGCTGATGAATTAGATTTTGTAGTGAACTACGAAGCGTTCAAAAAAGGTGAAATTGATAAAGTAAGAGAGGAAGTAGAATCTGCTACTTCAGTAGCTTTACGTGAAGGTAAAGTTGTAAAATGGATTATAGAAACTGCTGCTTTATCGGACGAACAAATTGTTGAAATTACGCAACTTATTCGTGATATTGTTTTGAATAAAATTGGAGATGAATACGCATCAAAAGTATTCGTTAAATCTTCGACTGGTTTTTATAAAACAGACAATGGAGAACCAAATGGTGCAAACGAACATGTGATTAAGTTAATGCTTGAGAACGCTGGTTCTTTACCCGTTAAAGCTTCTGGAGGAGTTCGTACAACAGAAGAAGCAAAAAAGATGATTGATTTAGGTGTGAAAAGAATAGGCACTTCATCTGCTTTGGCGATTGTAAAAGGAGATCAAGGAGCAGAAGGTTATTAG